The Bacillota bacterium genome contains the following window.
CATCCGCTCCAACAGCTCCTTTGCCCGGGGCAACCACTCCCGCTTACCCTTCCCCCCATACATCATGGGGACAGCTACATTCTCCAGGGCAGTCAATTCCGGCAGCAGGTTGTATGCCTGAAAAATGAAACCAAAATGGCGGTTTCGAATCCGGGACAGTTCCTTGTCACTAAGTTCGGTGATATCCACTTCCTCCAAGAGGTAAGCGCCACTGGTGGCCTGATCTAAACCGCCAAGGATGTGGAGCAAAGTAGACTTTCCCGAGCCTGACGGTCCCATTACTGAGATAAACTCACCCCGCTGGATGGTCAGGTTGACATCGGCCAGGGCCCAGACTTCCTCACCACCACGATCATAGCACTTACTGATGGACTCCAATCTGATCATTGCATCCGTCCTCCCTGGGGATTGACTCGGATCTCCTCTTTGTGTCTATATTCATCATAGGAACTGGTAATGACCAATTCACCGGCCTCCAATCCCTCCAAGATCTGTACAAAATTGCCCTCCATGATGCCAAGACGCACGTCCCTGCGCACAGCCTTGTCCCCTTGCAGAACATAAACGAACATCCGCTGGCCGCTTACCAGGAAGGCTCCCCGGGGCAAATACAGACTGTCCCTGTGGTCCCGGAGATGGATATCCACAGCTGCGCTGCTGCCCGGGCGCAATCCTTCCGCCGAACCGTCAATCTCCACTCGGACCACCACCGTGGGATTATCCCCCTGGGTATCCGCGGAGGGGGCAATATAGGTAATGTGACCAGGCAGGACCGTGGAGCCCACCGTGATCCGACAGGTTTGTCCCAAGGTCAAGTAGTCGGCTTGACTGCTGGTGACCCGCACCTCCACCACTTGATCCGAGACATCCGCAATTTGTCCGATCATCTTGTTTGCCGCCAGTTCCTGGTGCAGACTCACATTCAAGCTCAGGATCCGCCCGTCAATGGGAGCCGTAACCACCAAACTATCCATGAGCCGTTGAATCTGCTCCAGTTCCTCTTTGGCCAGCTCCAGATTTACCTGGGCGTTTTCCACAGTGGCTGCCGCCCGGCGTCTTTTGATCTCCAATTGTCTTTCTGCCTGCTCCACATGGAGCTTTGCCTCCGCTAGCAGCTTTTGGGCATCCTGCAGTTCCTTCTCCGCCACGGTGCCATACTGCTTCAAAAGCTCCAACAGGGCCAACTGTTCTTCGGCCTCCGCCAGCTTCTCCTGGCTTTCCCGCAGGGTCTGCTCCCCTAGGAGCAGATCTGCTTCCGCATCATACTGGGCGCTGGACAGTTCAAACTCCTGCTGATTAACCTTCCGTAGGGCCTCATCCCGCCGTTTGACCAGTTCCGCCGACTCCATCACCAACAGGATCTCCCCCTGAACCACATCCTGCCCTTCCGCCACTAAAATCTGGGTAATAACCCCTTCGGCCAAGGTATGGATCTCCTTCACCTGCCGGGGACGGAGGCTTCCCACCACACTGAGGGTCTCGGCAAAATCTCGGGTACCCACCTGGGCGTAGGTGTAATAATCCAACAGAAATTCTTCGTCCTTAGGTTTGAAAAAAAGGTAGGCCCCGGCGGCAATGATGACGAGGAAGGCCAACACAAAGACAAGTAAGCTCAATTGCGGGTTTCGACGACGCTTTTTGGGACGGGAGACGATGATCCTCTCTTCCACCCTTCCCACCCCTTTCTACAGACTGCGGACGAGAGGCTAATTACCGGAACGCGGGGGAAGAACCTCGCTATTCTTCATCCTTAGCCAGTTCTTCGAGAATTTCCTCCAGGGAGACTCCCCCGCCGGCGAAATCCACTTCCTCTACTAATCCGCTGATAGTCTCCAGATCATCGATCAACTCTAGAAAGTCTTCGAAATTGAGCACGATGGCCTGGGGCCTGTCCAAATCATCGACAACAGTGACACAAACCCCCCGCTCGGCCACCCGCTCCATCACTTCATTAATCCGTTCTTTGAATTCTTCGTATTCGATCTTGCCAATTTCCTCAAAACGCTCTGTCCACATTACTGGCATCCCTTCCGTTTCCCTTTATTCTTCGTGGGTGTACATTGTCCTTCCTGCTTTAATTCATCAACTATTACCAAAAACCCTTTCGGCGATGCACTTTGAGCAGGGAAACCGCCAAGTGAAAGACCCCAAAAAGCAGGACCGAGGTTCCAATGAAACGGATCACCGAAAGCACGCCAGCTACCACGGAAAGCAACACACCAA
Protein-coding sequences here:
- a CDS encoding ABC transporter ATP-binding protein, with translation MIRLESISKCYDRGGEEVWALADVNLTIQRGEFISVMGPSGSGKSTLLHILGGLDQATSGAYLLEEVDITELSDKELSRIRNRHFGFIFQAYNLLPELTALENVAVPMMYGGKGKREWLPRAKELLERMGLSQRLHHYPNQLSGGEQQRVAIARALANEPTLLLADEPTGNLASDQGEEILRLLQELNDQGTTIVLVTHDPWAASFGKRLIRLRDGRIIQDREIANRFTSEEILQDLA
- a CDS encoding efflux RND transporter periplasmic adaptor subunit yields the protein MEERIIVSRPKKRRRNPQLSLLVFVLAFLVIIAAGAYLFFKPKDEEFLLDYYTYAQVGTRDFAETLSVVGSLRPRQVKEIHTLAEGVITQILVAEGQDVVQGEILLVMESAELVKRRDEALRKVNQQEFELSSAQYDAEADLLLGEQTLRESQEKLAEAEEQLALLELLKQYGTVAEKELQDAQKLLAEAKLHVEQAERQLEIKRRRAAATVENAQVNLELAKEELEQIQRLMDSLVVTAPIDGRILSLNVSLHQELAANKMIGQIADVSDQVVEVRVTSSQADYLTLGQTCRITVGSTVLPGHITYIAPSADTQGDNPTVVVRVEIDGSAEGLRPGSSAAVDIHLRDHRDSLYLPRGAFLVSGQRMFVYVLQGDKAVRRDVRLGIMEGNFVQILEGLEAGELVITSSYDEYRHKEEIRVNPQGGRMQ